In Electrophorus electricus isolate fEleEle1 chromosome 6, fEleEle1.pri, whole genome shotgun sequence, a single genomic region encodes these proteins:
- the mink1 gene encoding misshapen-like kinase 1 isoform X1 translates to MTENAPTRSLDDIDLAALRDPAGIFELVEVVGNGTYGQVYKGRHVKTGQLAAIKVMDVTEEEEEEIKAEINMLKKYSHHRNIATYYGAFVKKSPPGHDDQLWLVMEFCGAGSVTDLVKNTKGNSLKEDWIAYICREILRGLSHLHAHKVIHRDIKGQNVLLTENAEVKLVDFGVSAQLDRTVGRRNTFIGTPYWMAPEVIACDENPDSTYDYRSDIWSLGITAIEMAEGAPPLCDMHPMRALFLIPRNPPPKLKSKKWSKKFIDFIEGCLVKTYQSRPSTEQLLKHSFIRDQPTERQVRIQLKDHIDRTRKKRGEKEETEYEYSGSDEEDESRGDERESSSSILNVPGESTLRRDFLRLQQENKERSEALKRQQAQLAAQRRDPEEHKRQLLHDRQKRIEEQKEQRRRLEEQQRKEREMVRQQQEKAPHRRLDDMRREEDRRMAEREQEFIRHKLEEEQRQLEILQQQLLQEQALLMEYKRKQLEEQRQSERLQRQLQQEHAYLVSLQQQQQQQQQQDKKPLYHYSKNLDNNKPAWAREVEERSKLNRQGSPKICTTVSDTNIQSRSDSISQSGAVQAAQTPPMQRPVEPQGGQGKFQMAHLVPLKPYAAPVPRSQSLCDQPTKTMSAFPTQDPSPTPTPRPLHSRELVRQNSDPTSESPAPQQRPMRDDHGPWIRLPEIEQPPKIPQRTASIATALNTNLSSGIRHPVRASNPDLSRNDRWERGDSMNLMSNLPQTGSLERHRILSSSKMDTSPILSHDGRHKPGESRTSSRPSRPASYKRAIGEDHGLYPKERVEEQPRPPVKANDYSSSSESSESSEESECGEGAEEESPSDRCAHIPRDADSDSINTMVVHEEEDGEGGEEDRAGGYGDQTMLVQRTPEKRNHNGYTNLPDVVQPSHSPTDSASHSSPGKDSTFDYQSRGMVKASGKTSFTTFVDLGMYQPSGGTGENMSVGGLGSRFDQLKLEVRKGSMVNVNPTNTRPVSDTPEIRKYKKRFNSEILCAALWGVNLLVGTENGLKLLDRSGQGKVYPLINSRRFQQMDVLEGLNLLITISGKKNKVRVYYLAWLRNKILHNDPEVEKKQGWTTVGEMEGCVHYKVVKYERIKFLVIALKNAVEVYAWAPKPYHKFMAFKSFTDLPHKPQLVDLTVEEGQRLKVIYGSSAGFHAIDVDSGNNYDIYIPVHIQSQVMPHAIVFLPSSDGMEMLLCYEDEGVYVNTYGRIIKDVVLQWGEMPTSVAHICSNQIMGWGEKAIEIRSVETGHLDGVFMHKRAQRLKFLCERNDKVFFASVRSGGSSQVYFMTLNRNCIMNW, encoded by the exons GACCCAGCCGGCATCTTTGAGCTTGTGGAGGTTGTGGGTAACGGCACCTATGGACAGGTGTAcaag GGGCGGCATGTCAAAACGGGCCAGCTGGCGGCCATTAAGGTGATGGATGTCaccgaggaagaggaggaggagatcaAGGCCGAGATCAACATGCTGAAGAAGTACAGCCACCACCGCAACATCGCCACATACTACGGCGCCTTCGTCAAGAAGAGCCCTCCCGGACACGACGACCAGCTCTGG ctggtgATGGAGTTCTGTGGAGCTGGTTCAGTCACAGACCTGGTGAAGAACACTAAAGGAAACTCACTTAAGGAGGACTGGATCGCTTATATCTGCCGAGAGATCCTAAGA ggCCTGTCTCATCTCCATGCACATAAGGTCATCCACAGAGACATCAAAGGCCAAAATGTTCTGCTCACTGAGAACGCGGAGGTCAAACTTG tggATTTTGGGGTGAGTGCTCAGCTGGACCGCACTGTGGGTAGGAGGAACACCTTCATTGGCACACCTTATTGGATGGCACCTGAGGTCATCGCCTGTGATGAAAACCCAGACTCCACCTACGACTACagg AGTGACATCTGGTCTCTGGGAATCACCGCCATAGAGATGGCAGAGGGTGCACCCC CACTATGTGACATGCACCCAATGAGAGCCCTCTTCCTGATCCCGCGGAACCCTCCTCCGAAACTCAAGTCTAAGAAATG gtcaaAGAAGTTCATTGACTTCATCGAGGGCTGCCTGGTGAAGACATACCAGAGCCGTCCATCGACGGAGCAGCTGCTGAAACACTCGTTCATACGAGACCAGCCCACGGAGAGGCAGGTGCGCATCCAGCTGAAGGACCACATTGACCGCACGCGCAAGAAACGTGGTGAGAAGG AGGAGACGGAGTATGAATACAGCGGCAGTGATGAAGAAGATGAGAGCCGAGGGGATGAGAGGGAGTCCAG CAGCTCCATCCTGAACGTGCCGGGTGAGTCCACCCTGCGCAGGGACTTCTTGCGACTGCAGCAGGAGAACAAAGAGCGCTCGGAGGCGCTGAAGCGCCAACAGGCCCAGCTGGCGGCCCAGCGCCGTGACCCCGAGGAGCACAAGCGGCAGCTGCTGCACGACCGCCAGAAACGCATCgaggagcagaaggagcagCGGCGCAGGCTGGAGGAG CAACAGAGGAAGGAGCGTGAGATGGTGAggcagcagcaggagaaggCTCCACACCGTCGCCTCGACGATATGAGGCGAGAGGAGGACCGGAGGATGGCCGAGAGAGAGCAG gagtttATAAGGCATAAGttggaagaggagcagagacagTTAGAAATCCTTCAGCAGCAGCTGTTGCAGGAGCAGGCCTTGCTCATG gagtatAAGCGTaagcagctggaggagcagagacagTCAGAGCGTCTGCAGCGACAACTCCAGCAGGAGCACGCTTACCTCGTGTCCctacaacagcagcagcagcagcagcagcagcaggataAGAAGCCCCTCTACCACTACAGCAAGAACCTGGACAATAACAAGCCGGCCTGGGCCAGAGAG gtagaGGAGCGCAGTAAGCTGAACAGGCAGGGCTCTCCCAAAATCTGTACCACTGTCTCCGACACCAACATCCAATCACGCTCCGACTCgatcagccaatcaggagcTGTCCAGGCTGCACAGACTCCGCCCATGCAGAGACCTGTCGAACCACAGGGTGGCCAGGGCAAG TTCCAGATGGCGCACCTGGTGCCGCTGAAGCCGTACGCCGCGCCCGTCCCCCGCTCCCAGTCCCTCTGTGACCAGCCCACTAAGACCATGTCCGCCTTCCCCACCCAggacccctcccccacccccacaccccgcCCCCTACACTCCCGCGAGCTCGTCCGGCAGAACTCCGACCCCACCTCCGAGAGCCCCGCCCCTCAACAGCGCCCAATGAGGGATGACCACGGACCCTGGATCCGCCTCCCGGAGATTGAGCAGCCTCCAAAA ATTCCTCAGAGAACAGCGTCTATAGCTACAGCTCTTAACACTAACCTGTCGTCTGGCATCAGACATCCCGTACGAGCCAG TAATCCAGATCTGAGCCGCAATGACCGTTGGGAAAGAGGAGACAGCATGAATCTTATGTCCAACCTGCCTCAGACCGGCTCACTAGAGAGACACCGCATCCtca GCTCCTCCAAAATGGACACTTCTCCGATTCTCTCTCACGATGGACGTCACAAACCCGGAGAATCCCGCACCTCCTCCAGACCTAGCAGACCGGCG AGCTATAAGAGAGCAATAGGAGAG gaCCATGGCCTGTACCCgaaggagagggtggaggaacAGCCCCGGCCACCGGTGAAGGCCAACGACTATTCCTCATCCTCAGAGAGCAGCGAGAgcagtgaggagagtgagtgtggtGAAGGCGCGGAGGAGGAGAGCCCCAGTGACCGgtgcgcgcacat ACCCCGAGACGCAGATTCCGACTCCATCAACACCATGGTGGTacatgaggaagaggatggtgaAGGGGGGGAAGAAGATCGGGCCGGAGGATACGGAGACCAGACCATGCTGGTCCAGAGG ACCCCCGAGAAGCGTAACCATAACGGCTACACTAATCTACCTGACGTGGTTCAGCCGTCTCACTCCCCTACTGACTCTGCCTCCCACTCCTCCCCTGGGAAAGACTCCACCTTTGAC TATCAGTCAAGGGGAATGGTCAAAGCATCTGGGAAAACCTCCTTCACCACGTTTGTGGACCTTGGAATGTACCAACCATCCGGGGGGACAGGGGAGAACATGTCTGTGGGAG gtctGGGTTCGCGGTTTGACCAGCTGAAGCTGGAGGTGAGGAAGGGATCCATGGTTAACGTGAACCCCACAAACACTCGACCTGTGAGTGACACCCCCGAGATCCGCAAGTACAAGAAGAGGTTCAATTCGGAGATCCTCTGCGCTGCACTctggg gcgTGAACTTGCTAGTAGGAACAGAGAACGGGCTGAAGCTGCTGGACCGCAGTGGTCAGGGGAAGGTCTACCCACTGATCAACTCCCGCAGGTTCCAGCAGATGGATGTGCTCGAGGGTCTAAATCTGCTCATCACCATAtcag ggaAGAAGAATAAGGTGAGAGTGTATTACCTGGCCTGGCTGAGGAATAAGATCCTCCATAATGACCCGGAGGTGGAGAAGAAGCAAGGCTGGACCACTGTAGGGGAGATGGAGGGCTGCGTGCACTACAAAGTGG TGAAATACGAGCGTATTAAGTTTCTGGTGATCGCTCTGAAGAACGCAGTAGAAGTCTATGCGTGGGCCCCGAAACCTTACCACAAGTTCATGGCCTTCAAG TCATTCACTGACCTGCCTCATAAGCCTCAGCTGGTTGACCTGACGGTGGAGGAAGGTCAGAGGTTAAAGGTCATCTACGGCTCGAGCGCCGGGTTCCATGCCATCGACGTCGATTCCGGGAACAATTATGACATCTACATTCCGGTCCAT atACAATCTCAGGTGATGCCGCACGCGATCGTTTTCTTGCCCAGTTCGGATGGCAtggaaatgttgctgtgttacGAGGATGAAGGCGTCTACGTCAACACGTATGGACGCATCATCAAAGACGTGGTCCTGCAGTGGGGAGAGATGCCAACCTCTGTTG cccatATCTGTTCAAACCAGATCATGGGCTGGGGAGAGAAGGCCATTGAGATCCGCTCGGTGGAGACAGGCCACCTGGATGGGGTCTTCATGCATAAGAGAGCTCAGAGACTCAAGTTCCTCTGTGAGAGGAATGACAAG GTGTTCTTTGCCTCCGTGCGCTCTGGAGGGAGCAGTCAAGTCTACTTCATGACCCTGAACAGAAACTGCATTATGAACTGGTGA
- the mink1 gene encoding misshapen-like kinase 1 isoform X5 translates to MTENAPTRSLDDIDLAALRDPAGIFELVEVVGNGTYGQVYKGRHVKTGQLAAIKVMDVTEEEEEEIKAEINMLKKYSHHRNIATYYGAFVKKSPPGHDDQLWLVMEFCGAGSVTDLVKNTKGNSLKEDWIAYICREILRGLSHLHAHKVIHRDIKGQNVLLTENAEVKLVDFGVSAQLDRTVGRRNTFIGTPYWMAPEVIACDENPDSTYDYRSDIWSLGITAIEMAEGAPPLCDMHPMRALFLIPRNPPPKLKSKKWSKKFIDFIEGCLVKTYQSRPSTEQLLKHSFIRDQPTERQVRIQLKDHIDRTRKKRGEKEETEYEYSGSDEEDESRGDERESSSILNVPGESTLRRDFLRLQQENKERSEALKRQQAQLAAQRRDPEEHKRQLLHDRQKRIEEQKEQRRRLEEQQRKEREMVRQQQEKAPHRRLDDMRREEDRRMAEREQEFIRHKLEEEQRQLEILQQQLLQEQALLMEYKRKQLEEQRQSERLQRQLQQEHAYLVSLQQQQQQQQQQDKKPLYHYSKNLDNNKPAWAREVEERSKLNRQGSPKICTTVSDTNIQSRSDSISQSGAVQAAQTPPMQRPVEPQGGQGKFQMAHLVPLKPYAAPVPRSQSLCDQPTKTMSAFPTQDPSPTPTPRPLHSRELVRQNSDPTSESPAPQQRPMRDDHGPWIRLPEIEQPPKIPQRTASIATALNTNLSSGIRHPVRASNPDLSRNDRWERGDSMNLMSNLPQTGSLERHRILSSSKMDTSPILSHDGRHKPGESRTSSRPSRPADHGLYPKERVEEQPRPPVKANDYSSSSESSESSEESECGEGAEEESPSDRPRDADSDSINTMVVHEEEDGEGGEEDRAGGYGDQTMLVQRTPEKRNHNGYTNLPDVVQPSHSPTDSASHSSPGKDSTFDYQSRGMVKASGKTSFTTFVDLGMYQPSGGTGENMSVGGLGSRFDQLKLEVRKGSMVNVNPTNTRPVSDTPEIRKYKKRFNSEILCAALWGVNLLVGTENGLKLLDRSGQGKVYPLINSRRFQQMDVLEGLNLLITISGKKNKVRVYYLAWLRNKILHNDPEVEKKQGWTTVGEMEGCVHYKVVKYERIKFLVIALKNAVEVYAWAPKPYHKFMAFKSFTDLPHKPQLVDLTVEEGQRLKVIYGSSAGFHAIDVDSGNNYDIYIPVHIQSQVMPHAIVFLPSSDGMEMLLCYEDEGVYVNTYGRIIKDVVLQWGEMPTSVAHICSNQIMGWGEKAIEIRSVETGHLDGVFMHKRAQRLKFLCERNDKVFFASVRSGGSSQVYFMTLNRNCIMNW, encoded by the exons GACCCAGCCGGCATCTTTGAGCTTGTGGAGGTTGTGGGTAACGGCACCTATGGACAGGTGTAcaag GGGCGGCATGTCAAAACGGGCCAGCTGGCGGCCATTAAGGTGATGGATGTCaccgaggaagaggaggaggagatcaAGGCCGAGATCAACATGCTGAAGAAGTACAGCCACCACCGCAACATCGCCACATACTACGGCGCCTTCGTCAAGAAGAGCCCTCCCGGACACGACGACCAGCTCTGG ctggtgATGGAGTTCTGTGGAGCTGGTTCAGTCACAGACCTGGTGAAGAACACTAAAGGAAACTCACTTAAGGAGGACTGGATCGCTTATATCTGCCGAGAGATCCTAAGA ggCCTGTCTCATCTCCATGCACATAAGGTCATCCACAGAGACATCAAAGGCCAAAATGTTCTGCTCACTGAGAACGCGGAGGTCAAACTTG tggATTTTGGGGTGAGTGCTCAGCTGGACCGCACTGTGGGTAGGAGGAACACCTTCATTGGCACACCTTATTGGATGGCACCTGAGGTCATCGCCTGTGATGAAAACCCAGACTCCACCTACGACTACagg AGTGACATCTGGTCTCTGGGAATCACCGCCATAGAGATGGCAGAGGGTGCACCCC CACTATGTGACATGCACCCAATGAGAGCCCTCTTCCTGATCCCGCGGAACCCTCCTCCGAAACTCAAGTCTAAGAAATG gtcaaAGAAGTTCATTGACTTCATCGAGGGCTGCCTGGTGAAGACATACCAGAGCCGTCCATCGACGGAGCAGCTGCTGAAACACTCGTTCATACGAGACCAGCCCACGGAGAGGCAGGTGCGCATCCAGCTGAAGGACCACATTGACCGCACGCGCAAGAAACGTGGTGAGAAGG AGGAGACGGAGTATGAATACAGCGGCAGTGATGAAGAAGATGAGAGCCGAGGGGATGAGAGGGAGTCCAG CTCCATCCTGAACGTGCCGGGTGAGTCCACCCTGCGCAGGGACTTCTTGCGACTGCAGCAGGAGAACAAAGAGCGCTCGGAGGCGCTGAAGCGCCAACAGGCCCAGCTGGCGGCCCAGCGCCGTGACCCCGAGGAGCACAAGCGGCAGCTGCTGCACGACCGCCAGAAACGCATCgaggagcagaaggagcagCGGCGCAGGCTGGAGGAG CAACAGAGGAAGGAGCGTGAGATGGTGAggcagcagcaggagaaggCTCCACACCGTCGCCTCGACGATATGAGGCGAGAGGAGGACCGGAGGATGGCCGAGAGAGAGCAG gagtttATAAGGCATAAGttggaagaggagcagagacagTTAGAAATCCTTCAGCAGCAGCTGTTGCAGGAGCAGGCCTTGCTCATG gagtatAAGCGTaagcagctggaggagcagagacagTCAGAGCGTCTGCAGCGACAACTCCAGCAGGAGCACGCTTACCTCGTGTCCctacaacagcagcagcagcagcagcagcagcaggataAGAAGCCCCTCTACCACTACAGCAAGAACCTGGACAATAACAAGCCGGCCTGGGCCAGAGAG gtagaGGAGCGCAGTAAGCTGAACAGGCAGGGCTCTCCCAAAATCTGTACCACTGTCTCCGACACCAACATCCAATCACGCTCCGACTCgatcagccaatcaggagcTGTCCAGGCTGCACAGACTCCGCCCATGCAGAGACCTGTCGAACCACAGGGTGGCCAGGGCAAG TTCCAGATGGCGCACCTGGTGCCGCTGAAGCCGTACGCCGCGCCCGTCCCCCGCTCCCAGTCCCTCTGTGACCAGCCCACTAAGACCATGTCCGCCTTCCCCACCCAggacccctcccccacccccacaccccgcCCCCTACACTCCCGCGAGCTCGTCCGGCAGAACTCCGACCCCACCTCCGAGAGCCCCGCCCCTCAACAGCGCCCAATGAGGGATGACCACGGACCCTGGATCCGCCTCCCGGAGATTGAGCAGCCTCCAAAA ATTCCTCAGAGAACAGCGTCTATAGCTACAGCTCTTAACACTAACCTGTCGTCTGGCATCAGACATCCCGTACGAGCCAG TAATCCAGATCTGAGCCGCAATGACCGTTGGGAAAGAGGAGACAGCATGAATCTTATGTCCAACCTGCCTCAGACCGGCTCACTAGAGAGACACCGCATCCtca GCTCCTCCAAAATGGACACTTCTCCGATTCTCTCTCACGATGGACGTCACAAACCCGGAGAATCCCGCACCTCCTCCAGACCTAGCAGACCGGCG gaCCATGGCCTGTACCCgaaggagagggtggaggaacAGCCCCGGCCACCGGTGAAGGCCAACGACTATTCCTCATCCTCAGAGAGCAGCGAGAgcagtgaggagagtgagtgtggtGAAGGCGCGGAGGAGGAGAGCCCCAGTGACCG ACCCCGAGACGCAGATTCCGACTCCATCAACACCATGGTGGTacatgaggaagaggatggtgaAGGGGGGGAAGAAGATCGGGCCGGAGGATACGGAGACCAGACCATGCTGGTCCAGAGG ACCCCCGAGAAGCGTAACCATAACGGCTACACTAATCTACCTGACGTGGTTCAGCCGTCTCACTCCCCTACTGACTCTGCCTCCCACTCCTCCCCTGGGAAAGACTCCACCTTTGAC TATCAGTCAAGGGGAATGGTCAAAGCATCTGGGAAAACCTCCTTCACCACGTTTGTGGACCTTGGAATGTACCAACCATCCGGGGGGACAGGGGAGAACATGTCTGTGGGAG gtctGGGTTCGCGGTTTGACCAGCTGAAGCTGGAGGTGAGGAAGGGATCCATGGTTAACGTGAACCCCACAAACACTCGACCTGTGAGTGACACCCCCGAGATCCGCAAGTACAAGAAGAGGTTCAATTCGGAGATCCTCTGCGCTGCACTctggg gcgTGAACTTGCTAGTAGGAACAGAGAACGGGCTGAAGCTGCTGGACCGCAGTGGTCAGGGGAAGGTCTACCCACTGATCAACTCCCGCAGGTTCCAGCAGATGGATGTGCTCGAGGGTCTAAATCTGCTCATCACCATAtcag ggaAGAAGAATAAGGTGAGAGTGTATTACCTGGCCTGGCTGAGGAATAAGATCCTCCATAATGACCCGGAGGTGGAGAAGAAGCAAGGCTGGACCACTGTAGGGGAGATGGAGGGCTGCGTGCACTACAAAGTGG TGAAATACGAGCGTATTAAGTTTCTGGTGATCGCTCTGAAGAACGCAGTAGAAGTCTATGCGTGGGCCCCGAAACCTTACCACAAGTTCATGGCCTTCAAG TCATTCACTGACCTGCCTCATAAGCCTCAGCTGGTTGACCTGACGGTGGAGGAAGGTCAGAGGTTAAAGGTCATCTACGGCTCGAGCGCCGGGTTCCATGCCATCGACGTCGATTCCGGGAACAATTATGACATCTACATTCCGGTCCAT atACAATCTCAGGTGATGCCGCACGCGATCGTTTTCTTGCCCAGTTCGGATGGCAtggaaatgttgctgtgttacGAGGATGAAGGCGTCTACGTCAACACGTATGGACGCATCATCAAAGACGTGGTCCTGCAGTGGGGAGAGATGCCAACCTCTGTTG cccatATCTGTTCAAACCAGATCATGGGCTGGGGAGAGAAGGCCATTGAGATCCGCTCGGTGGAGACAGGCCACCTGGATGGGGTCTTCATGCATAAGAGAGCTCAGAGACTCAAGTTCCTCTGTGAGAGGAATGACAAG GTGTTCTTTGCCTCCGTGCGCTCTGGAGGGAGCAGTCAAGTCTACTTCATGACCCTGAACAGAAACTGCATTATGAACTGGTGA